In Melioribacteraceae bacterium 4301-Me, a genomic segment contains:
- a CDS encoding PAS domain S-box protein codes for MVLSLTRKIYLVLSLGFAIVLAVSITSYYSFHSYTEELKTTNHVNDINKQLDAIELTLIDLQRFERGYIITGDDEFLMLFNKTIVEVKKKLDEYDKLIASEDSNDKWSDILRSSVDRLINTYNRIIHLRKERGFEEAAKAVRSREGKLALDKIQEDINQIRFEEQLNLQKIKSSVNDKLTISKYVIVLGSFLNLVIVILFSLFLRADIKAREKAENLLKESEEEFRSIFEQAAVGAAIVSIDGKFLKTNYKLCEILGYDEKDICSLSFPDIVHPQDLKTHYDYINKILSGEITSYTTEKRYIKKDRSTIWVNVAVSVVKDEKAQPKHMIVVVEDISVRKKLSLELQNLNRELENKISLRTAQLEAANKELESFTYSVSHDLRAPLRAIDGFSKIIFEDYYDKLDQEGRRLLEIIGTNVSRMGKLIDDLLAFSRLGKQSLFKSEINTNLLINSIINDLMIDQTHRKIEFNIHKLPNIYADPNLIKQAFTNLLSNAIKYTSKKENAIIEVGANSSENENVFYIKDNGAGFDMRYYDKLFGIFQRLHTEKEFEGTGVGLALVKKIILMHEGKIWAESKLNEGAVFYLSIPKNEVN; via the coding sequence ATGGTTTTGTCACTCACAAGAAAGATATATTTAGTACTCTCATTAGGATTCGCAATTGTTCTTGCAGTTAGTATAACCTCATACTATAGCTTTCATAGTTATACCGAAGAATTGAAAACTACTAATCATGTAAATGATATCAATAAGCAATTAGATGCAATTGAATTAACATTGATAGACCTTCAAAGATTTGAGCGCGGTTATATAATAACTGGCGATGATGAATTTTTAATGTTGTTTAATAAAACTATTGTTGAGGTAAAAAAGAAATTAGATGAATATGATAAACTTATTGCGAGTGAAGACTCAAATGACAAATGGAGTGATATATTAAGATCAAGTGTGGATAGGTTAATCAATACTTATAATCGCATCATACATTTAAGAAAAGAAAGAGGTTTTGAAGAGGCTGCTAAAGCGGTTAGGTCACGTGAAGGGAAATTAGCTTTAGATAAAATTCAAGAAGATATTAACCAAATTAGATTTGAAGAACAATTAAATCTGCAAAAAATCAAATCCTCAGTTAATGATAAGCTTACAATTTCGAAATATGTTATTGTGCTGGGCAGTTTTTTAAACCTTGTTATTGTAATTTTATTCAGCTTATTTTTAAGAGCAGATATAAAAGCGAGAGAAAAAGCAGAGAATTTATTAAAAGAAAGTGAAGAAGAATTTAGGTCTATTTTTGAACAAGCTGCTGTTGGTGCGGCTATTGTTTCAATAGATGGAAAGTTTTTGAAAACTAATTACAAGCTCTGTGAAATTTTAGGATATGATGAAAAAGATATCTGTTCGTTGTCATTTCCCGATATTGTCCATCCTCAAGATTTAAAAACACACTACGACTACATAAATAAAATTTTGTCAGGTGAAATAACAAGTTATACAACCGAAAAAAGATATATTAAAAAAGATAGGTCAACCATCTGGGTAAATGTGGCTGTCTCTGTAGTAAAAGATGAGAAAGCACAGCCTAAACACATGATAGTAGTTGTGGAAGATATTTCAGTAAGAAAAAAGCTCTCGTTAGAATTGCAAAATCTCAATCGTGAACTTGAAAATAAAATATCACTACGCACCGCACAACTGGAAGCTGCAAATAAGGAATTGGAATCTTTTACTTACAGTGTTTCACATGATCTAAGAGCACCACTAAGAGCAATAGACGGATTCAGTAAAATTATTTTTGAAGATTATTACGATAAATTAGATCAAGAAGGAAGAAGATTGCTTGAGATAATCGGTACTAATGTAAGTCGTATGGGTAAGTTAATTGATGACTTGCTCGCATTTTCTAGACTTGGCAAGCAATCACTTTTTAAGAGCGAGATTAACACTAACTTGCTGATTAATTCTATAATTAATGACTTAATGATTGACCAAACTCATAGAAAGATAGAGTTTAACATTCATAAGCTGCCAAACATTTATGCTGACCCAAACTTGATAAAACAAGCTTTTACTAATCTGCTATCTAATGCAATTAAGTATACAAGCAAAAAAGAAAATGCAATTATCGAAGTGGGAGCTAATTCCAGCGAAAATGAAAATGTCTTTTATATAAAAGATAACGGCGCTGGCTTTGATATGAGGTATTACGATAAACTTTTCGGGATATTTCAAAGACTACATACTGAAAAAGAGTTTGAAGGCACTGGAGTTGGATTAGCCCTGGTCAAAAAAATTATATTGATGCACGAAGGTAAAATTTGGGCTGAGAGCAAATTAAATGAAGGTGCTGTTTTTTATTTATCAATTCCTAAAAATGAGGTGAATTAA
- a CDS encoding NAD(P) transhydrogenase subunit alpha: MEGTGILMLIYVFVLAIFVGFELITKVPPTLHTPLMSGSNAISGITIVGAILSAGLQEFTVSTILGLIAMIFATINVVGGYLVTDRMLKMFKKK; this comes from the coding sequence ATGGAAGGTACTGGCATTTTAATGTTAATCTACGTTTTTGTGCTTGCTATATTTGTAGGCTTTGAGTTGATTACTAAAGTTCCGCCAACGCTTCATACACCATTGATGTCTGGCTCAAATGCAATTTCAGGTATTACAATTGTTGGAGCGATATTATCAGCTGGCTTACAAGAATTTACAGTAAGCACAATACTTGGTTTAATTGCTATGATTTTTGCCACTATCAATGTGGTAGGCGGTTACTTAGTAACAGATAGAATGTTAAAAATGTTCAAAAAAAAGTGA
- a CDS encoding Re/Si-specific NAD(P)(+) transhydrogenase subunit alpha, with protein sequence MVIGVPKEVASGENRVAIVPDVVPKYIKKGYQILVEKGAGINAGFPDEKYESAGAKILSDVNDLYSSSDIILKVQRPTEHPTLKKHELELMKKGTLLITFMYSLHYPELAKKCAELGINVISMDAIPRTTIAQRMDALSSQSNIAGYKSVIIAANHLKKIFPLMMTASGTISPAKVVIMGAGVAGLQALGTAKRLGAVVEVSDVRPAVKQEVESLGGKFIDMPTSESMQDASGYAKEQSEEFLRKQKEIIFKHVTEADIVITTALIPGKKAPILVTEEMVKNMRPGSVVLDMAVEFGGNCEISEKGKTVVKHDVTIVGEPNLPSLVPYHASEMYAKNLYNLIEYFTKEEGKFNFNMEDEILKGATIVKDSQVIHERTKALL encoded by the coding sequence GTGGTCATTGGAGTTCCAAAAGAAGTAGCTTCCGGCGAAAACAGAGTAGCAATTGTGCCGGATGTAGTGCCAAAGTATATTAAAAAGGGGTACCAAATTTTAGTTGAAAAAGGGGCAGGGATTAATGCTGGATTCCCCGACGAAAAATATGAGAGCGCTGGTGCCAAAATTCTAAGTGACGTAAATGACCTATATTCCTCATCTGATATTATCTTGAAAGTGCAAAGACCAACTGAGCATCCTACCTTAAAAAAACACGAATTGGAGCTGATGAAGAAAGGCACTTTATTGATTACTTTTATGTATTCCCTCCATTACCCCGAATTAGCTAAAAAGTGTGCTGAATTGGGTATTAATGTTATTTCGATGGATGCAATACCCAGAACTACAATAGCACAAAGAATGGATGCCCTTAGCTCTCAATCTAATATTGCCGGTTATAAAAGTGTAATAATAGCAGCAAATCATTTAAAGAAAATATTTCCTTTGATGATGACTGCTTCGGGCACAATTTCACCAGCAAAGGTTGTAATAATGGGTGCTGGCGTAGCAGGTTTACAAGCTTTGGGTACAGCAAAAAGACTTGGCGCCGTTGTTGAAGTCTCTGATGTTCGTCCCGCAGTCAAACAGGAAGTAGAAAGTTTGGGCGGTAAGTTTATTGATATGCCAACCAGTGAATCAATGCAGGATGCTAGTGGTTATGCAAAAGAGCAGTCAGAAGAGTTTTTAAGAAAACAAAAAGAAATAATTTTTAAACATGTGACTGAAGCCGATATTGTTATAACTACCGCTTTAATTCCCGGTAAAAAAGCACCGATATTAGTTACTGAAGAAATGGTGAAAAATATGCGTCCAGGTTCAGTTGTGTTGGATATGGCAGTAGAGTTCGGCGGTAATTGTGAAATAAGTGAAAAAGGTAAAACTGTTGTAAAACACGACGTAACAATTGTTGGCGAACCAAACTTGCCAAGTTTAGTGCCTTATCATGCAAGTGAAATGTATGCTAAAAATCTTTATAATCTTATTGAATATTTTACGAAGGAAGAAGGTAAGTTTAATTTTAACATGGAAGATGAGATTTTGAAAGGTGCTACTATTGTAAAAGACTCACAAGTTATTCACGAAAGGACAAAAGCCTTGTTATAA
- a CDS encoding response regulator, with protein sequence MNNNEVEILLIEDNPTDAELTIRALKKFNLANNILVIDDGEKALEYIFAEGSYSGRNINKSPKVILLDLKLPKVSGLEILKKVKSDERTKIIPVVVLTSSREESDLIASYKLGVNSFIVKPVDFTSFVSEISKLGYYWLILNKKPS encoded by the coding sequence ATGAATAATAATGAAGTAGAAATCTTGTTAATTGAAGACAACCCAACTGATGCGGAGCTGACAATAAGAGCATTGAAAAAATTTAACCTTGCTAATAATATTTTGGTAATTGACGATGGTGAAAAAGCTCTGGAATATATTTTTGCTGAAGGTAGTTATTCTGGCAGAAATATAAACAAAAGTCCAAAAGTAATTTTACTCGATTTGAAGTTACCAAAAGTAAGCGGGTTGGAAATATTGAAAAAAGTTAAGTCTGATGAACGAACTAAGATTATTCCTGTAGTTGTTTTAACTTCTTCGCGGGAAGAAAGCGATTTAATTGCAAGTTATAAATTAGGCGTGAACAGCTTTATTGTTAAACCTGTTGATTTTACTTCCTTCGTAAGTGAAATATCAAAATTAGGGTATTATTGGCTGATTCTAAATAAAAAACCATCTTAA
- a CDS encoding TetR/AcrR family transcriptional regulator has translation MRVKEGNKEKDILEAAIKVFADYGYHKAKISKIAELANVATGSVYIYFKNKESILLQIFEKLWQKLFVELKSVAENTAISPIEKIDAMIDLVFDIFTENPSLAVVFVNEQNHLIQSTNQKFTKYYDMFLDQGELVIKEGIKQNLFDPNIDLSVFRHFIFGALRNLLHLWAKDQNKYSLNKIRRNVKFLIKHGIQK, from the coding sequence ATGAGAGTTAAAGAAGGGAATAAAGAAAAAGATATTTTGGAAGCAGCAATAAAAGTCTTTGCAGATTATGGTTATCATAAAGCCAAAATATCAAAAATAGCAGAATTAGCAAATGTAGCCACAGGAAGCGTCTACATTTATTTTAAAAATAAAGAGAGTATACTACTGCAAATATTCGAAAAACTATGGCAAAAATTGTTTGTGGAATTAAAATCAGTTGCTGAAAACACTGCTATCTCTCCTATCGAAAAAATTGATGCTATGATCGACCTTGTATTTGACATATTTACAGAAAATCCATCATTAGCAGTTGTTTTTGTTAACGAACAAAACCACTTAATTCAATCTACTAACCAAAAATTTACAAAATACTACGATATGTTTTTAGACCAAGGCGAGCTAGTTATAAAAGAAGGAATTAAACAAAATTTGTTTGATCCAAATATTGATTTATCAGTATTTCGTCACTTTATATTCGGTGCTTTGCGAAATCTTCTTCATCTTTGGGCTAAAGATCAAAATAAATATTCACTAAATAAAATAAGAAGAAATGTGAAATTTTTAATTAAACATGGAATACAAAAATAA
- a CDS encoding NAD(P)(+) transhydrogenase (Re/Si-specific) subunit beta — protein sequence MSVIIEISYLISSILFIFGIKQLASPKTARQGNFLSAVGMFIAIVVTLLDRNVLTYEWIIIGFIIGALAGSIMAYKTPMTGMPQMVGLLNGFGGGASMLVAISEYYKIQNFIQFTGDLQTNITIILSILIGAVTFTGSLIAFGKLQGLVTGRVVKYPLQHPINLLLLLSVFAGGAYFVIDPTKGSLVIIIAIVSLILGVLLVLPIGGADMPVAISLLNSYSGLAGSMTGFVLRNNELIIAGALVGASGIILTNIMCKAMNRSLMNVVLGGWESAGASSSSSTAESPKGQVKSVDAEELAMLFDAASSVIIVPGYGMAVAQAQHAVRDLVNALEAKGKKVRFAIHPVAGRMPGHMNVLLAEAQVPYEKCFAMEDINDDFSNTDIALVIGANDVVNPAARHDQSSPIYGMPILNVDYAKTVVVNKRSLNVGYAGIDNELFFYPNTLMYFGDAKDAITKLTHEIKNL from the coding sequence ATGAGTGTAATCATAGAAATCTCTTATTTAATTTCATCCATACTTTTTATTTTTGGAATTAAACAATTAGCCTCACCAAAAACTGCACGTCAAGGAAATTTCTTATCTGCTGTTGGTATGTTTATTGCCATAGTTGTAACACTGCTTGATAGGAATGTATTAACTTATGAATGGATTATAATTGGATTTATTATTGGTGCGCTTGCTGGTTCTATTATGGCTTATAAAACACCTATGACGGGTATGCCTCAAATGGTAGGTTTGTTAAATGGTTTTGGCGGTGGTGCATCAATGCTTGTTGCAATTTCAGAGTATTACAAGATTCAAAATTTTATTCAGTTTACGGGTGACCTTCAAACAAATATTACAATTATTCTTAGTATTCTTATAGGAGCGGTCACATTTACTGGTTCGTTAATAGCTTTTGGTAAGTTGCAAGGGTTAGTAACTGGCAGGGTTGTTAAATATCCATTGCAGCATCCAATTAATTTACTTCTGCTTTTAAGTGTTTTTGCAGGTGGAGCCTATTTTGTAATTGACCCAACTAAAGGTTCGCTTGTAATTATAATTGCAATTGTGTCCTTAATACTTGGTGTCTTATTAGTGCTGCCAATAGGCGGCGCTGACATGCCAGTTGCAATTTCTCTTCTTAATTCTTATTCAGGTCTGGCTGGTTCTATGACTGGATTTGTCTTGAGAAATAATGAATTAATTATTGCTGGTGCGTTAGTTGGTGCATCCGGAATTATATTGACGAATATAATGTGTAAAGCAATGAATCGTTCGTTAATGAATGTTGTGTTGGGCGGTTGGGAATCTGCAGGGGCATCGAGTTCGTCTTCAACTGCCGAATCTCCAAAAGGACAAGTAAAATCAGTCGACGCCGAAGAACTTGCTATGTTGTTTGATGCTGCATCAAGTGTGATTATTGTGCCAGGTTATGGAATGGCAGTTGCTCAAGCGCAACATGCAGTTAGAGATCTTGTAAATGCTCTCGAAGCTAAGGGTAAAAAAGTCAGATTTGCAATCCATCCTGTAGCTGGCAGAATGCCTGGACATATGAACGTGCTCTTAGCCGAAGCTCAAGTACCTTATGAAAAGTGCTTCGCAATGGAAGATATTAATGACGATTTTTCTAATACCGATATTGCTCTTGTTATTGGCGCAAACGATGTTGTTAATCCTGCTGCAAGACACGACCAATCAAGCCCAATTTATGGAATGCCAATCCTAAATGTTGATTATGCTAAAACTGTTGTAGTTAATAAGAGGTCACTTAATGTTGGCTATGCAGGAATTGACAATGAATTGTTCTTTTACCCAAATACTTTAATGTATTTTGGCGATGCTAAGGATGCTATTACTAAGTTGACTCACGAAATTAAAAATCTGTAG